The following proteins are encoded in a genomic region of Oncorhynchus masou masou isolate Uvic2021 chromosome 32, UVic_Omas_1.1, whole genome shotgun sequence:
- the LOC135527057 gene encoding transmembrane protein 121-like, with product MVPTPQVCVSTLVTVSTMAVVDLYLLEQSMLGARGKAGPSVWPCAAVLLGDLGFLLALRFVSAGVVSEALSPRRGFANALWFLFLSLLQLKLFFVCQNYRTERRPPDPLARKTLTLLLSICLPSLFLILTGADNMTPMRRKQEVRGRLLWVVVDLLDVLDLQAGLWEAHAGATDLRVPLWAEGLVFFYCYALLLLLPCVALTELGAAAMPGQRGARKEPLYPWLSLVTINVFTLALRGTGMLWYRDPRVSTVFLGKNLLALAVKLSSAWERHKQGGDRGMGDGDGAEAGGESTLATQSSEQTEDQATGKTTPGPTSRYHIPSHSHSHGYSLSHVSLDPTETSMGPSISHEL from the coding sequence ATGGTGCCTACGCCCCAGGTGTGCGTATCAACCCTGGTCACAGTGAGCACAATGGCAGTGGTCGACCTCTACCTGCtggagcagagcatgctgggagCCCGTGGCAAGGCAGGGCCCAGCGTGTGGCCATGCGCCgccgtgctgctaggtgacctggGCTTCCTGCTGGCGCTGCGGTTCGTGTCGGCGGGCGTGGTGTCGGAGGCGCTCTCCCCGCGCCGCGGCTTCGCCAACGCCCTCTGGTTCCtcttcctgtccctgctccagctcAAACTCTTCTTCGTCTGCCAGAACTACCGGACGGAACGTCGGCCACCTGACCCCTTGGCCAGGAAGACACTCACCCTGCTGCTGTCTATCTGCCTTCCCTCCCTGTTCCTCATCCTGACTGGGGCTGACAACATGACACCAATGCGGAGGAAGCAGGAGGTGCGAGGGAGGCTGCTCTGGGTGGTGGTGGACCTGCTGGACGTTCTGGACCTGCAGGCCGGGCTGTGGGAAGCCCACGCAGGGGCCACTGACCTGAGGGTGCCCCTGTGGGCCGAAGGCCTGGTGTTCTTCTACTGCTAcgccctgctgctgctgctgccctgtGTGGCCCTCACAGAGCTGGGGGCCGCCGCCATGCCGGGACAGAGGGGGGCCCGTAAGGAGCCCCTGTACCCCTGGCTCAGCCTGGTCACCATCAACGTGTTCACACTGGCCCTCAGGGGAACGGGCATGCTGTGGTACCGGGACCCCCGGGTCTCGACAGTGTTCCTGGGGAAGAACCTGCTGGCCCTGGCGGTGAAGCTGAGCTCAGCCTGGGAGAGGCACAAGCAGGGTGgggacagagggatgggggatggggacgGAGCAGAGGCAGGGGGGGAATCCACCCTGGCAACACAGAGCTCAGAGCAGACGGAGGACCAAGCCACAGGCAAAACCACCCCTGGGCCGACTTCCCGCTACCACATACCGTCCCACTCCCACAGCCATGGTTACTCCCTGTCCCACGTCAGTCTGGATCCCACAGAGACCTCCATGGGCCCATCCATCTCCCATGAACTCTAG